The genome window CCGCATCATTTGCCAGTGATCCTGGTTATCCTCAATGACCAAAATGGTTTTGTTACTGAAATTTTTACCCACCACTTGTCCTTCAAATTCGGGATAACTGTCCAGAAAACAAATGCTGACGGACTGGGCTATTTCAATATATCCCTGAAATACAACCGGCTTTACAATGTAAGCATTCACTCCCTGATCGTAGCAATGCCTGATCAGCTCCGCATTGGAGCTGGTGGAGACGATGATCACCGGGATGTGCCTGCATAATGGGTCGCTCTTTATCCTTTTCAAAGCTTCTAGCCCCGTGAGCCGCGGCATATTCATGTCCATTAATATCAATGCGGGCTGTTCGGGCAAGTTGTTGGCAAGTGCATCCAGCAGCAACTGGCCGTCAACGAACTCTTGTACTTCTATGTCTTGGATTACGTTTTCCAGCGCTTCCCGAAGAAGCATCCGGTCATCGGAGTCATCGTCGACAATATATACGGTTTTCTTAGCCAGCATCATCTTAATACGTTATCGATCTCCTGCAATCCCCTTGGCAGAAGATATCGTCAGGACCCTCAATTTGCCTTTTAGAGGTGTAATTTGGGCCAAATTACGCACTAAAATGGCAACAACAAACCAAAACCGGTCTGACAGGGCTTTCCCAATACAGACCGGTCTCATTACATGCCACTTGCGAAAACAAAGAAACGATCCGCCCGCGGCCGGTTATTTTCAATCACCTGCTTTTGCCGAAGAACTTTTGCTTGGGACTATCTTTTTTGATGAAGCCTTTTACCGCCTCGGCCAGCTCGATCGGATAGTCAGATTCTATGATCGAGGCGCCATCTTTTGCAATGGAAATATAGGCGGCTTTTCGCTCCTCGGCGGTTTTAAGTTTGTCGTAGGAAGAGGCTGCTGAAATCATCGCCATCGCGCCGGCTTTGTTGAGCAAACTGTAAAGCTCCTGGTTATCGGGCTTGACGGTCGGGCCAATGTAGGCGATCAGTTGGGTGAAGGGGATGCCAGCTTTCTGATAACTTTCAAATTCTGCTTTGGTTTTGATAAATGCAGAAAATGTACTGTTAGGGTTGTTTTTCAGATAAAACGCAGCCTCTTCGGGCTTATGGACGGTCATCATGACGAATGCATCAGCATTGTGTTTGCGGATCAGTGCAGCAGTCAATTCCAGGGGCACATCCTTGTGGTCCAGGTTCAGGATTGTTTTTCCGCGGCCCCATTCAATCACTTCACTTAATGTCGGGATCGAAAAATCGGTCACATTACCTTCGGCATCTTTCAGTCTGAATTGTTTGAGCTCGGCGTAAGTGTAATCTGAGAGTTTGCCTTTTCCCGTCGTAGTACGGTCCAGGGTTGCGTCGTGCATGAGCACCATGACGCTGTCTTTGGTAAGCCGCGGATCGATCTCGAAAAATGCAGGCGTATGTTTTAATGTATTTTCAAAAGTTGCAATCGAATTTTCGGGAAAACCTTTCACCATTCCGCCGCGATGGCCCGCAATAAGCAGCACATCATTTCCGGTGTATTTAAAAAACGCGTGCAGGTCTTTGGCACTTTTCAATTTAAGCACATTCATTTGATCCTGACCATTCACCGCACTTATTGCTCCAAGAAGAAACAAGCCGGTTACAGCGGAAAATAAAGAAGACTTTTTCATAAAAATGGGTTTAGTAGACTATCGGGTAAAACAACGTCGTGAATGTAGTGCCGTTTCCTGAGTTCCTATATTAAATTTTGGTAACCTTTCCTTTCAGGCACGTGAATGGTTATCCGTAGAGGGGTTTTGAAACCGATTGGCAAAGTTTTAATACAGAAACCCGTAATAAGAATTGATTTATTCACTACAAAACTTCATTAACATGTCTGAAACAACCAAAGCATCACTTCAAAATCCACTCACAAAATACCCCAAGCCACCCTTTAACAAACAGCCCCAGCAAGTGCCGGGCCTGGCTTCCAAAATGGACCCCAAGCCTGACCACGGCGAAAACAGCTATAAAGGATCCGGACGCCTCGCGGGCAGAAAGGCCCTGATCACAGGCGGCGATTCGGGGATCGGGCGTGCAGCGGCGATCGCTTACGCGCGTGAAGGAGCCGACGTGGCCATTAATTATTTGCCCCAGGAGCAATCTGATGCAGACGAAGTGATCGCACTCATTGAAGCCGAGGGCCGGAAAGGATATGCCATTCCGGGTGATATCACCCAGGAATCCTTTTGCCAGGAGCTTGTGGCGCAGGCGGTTCAAAAACTGGGGGGCCTTGATATCCTGGTAAATAATGCCGGCCATCAGCAGGCTGTGGATTCTTTGCTGGACATTACGTCCGAAGGATTTGATGCGACGATCAAAACGAACATTTACGCGCCATTCTGGATTACGAAGGCTGCATTGCCGCATCTGGCAGAAGGTTCCGTGATTATTGCTACTTCATCTGTCCAGGCTTATGATCCGTCTGAAAATCTGTTTGATTATGCCCAGACCAAGGCAGCCAATGTGGCTTATGTAAAGTCGCTGGCCAAACAGCTCGGGCCTAAGGGAATCCGGGTAAATGGCGTTGCGCCGGGACCCGTATGGACTCCGTTGCAGGTGAGCGGCGGGCAGCCACAGGATAAGATCGTGGAATTTGGGGAAGCTACACCCCTGGGAAGACCAGGCCAGCCAGCCGAGCTCGCATCCATTTTCGTACAGCTTGCAGATGCAGAAGCCAGCTATGCAACCGGACAAATTTACGGAGCCGCAGGTGGTGGCGGGCATCCATAATGCGTAGCTTTGCGCAGAGTGTAGAAGAACCGCAATAAAAAACGAATGGAAACGAATAAGGACTTTAAGTCGATTGAGAATATTGAATTGGTTTTTCTAAAACCGGAAGATTACGAGGAGATCAAAGAAATGATGATAGAAACCTATTCCAGTATGCCTAACGCATACTGGAAAGAACATCACATTAAAACGTTGATCACCATTTTCCACGAAGGCCAGGTAGGCATCAGAGTAGATAACGAGCTGGCCGGATGTGCATTATCGATCATTGTAGACTATGATAAAGTTGACTCTAAACATACGTATAGGGAAATAACAGGAAATTATAGTTTCAAGACGCATACCAATAAAGGCGATGTTTTGTACGGGATCGATGTGTTCATCCGCCCTAAGTATCGTGGACTGCGGCTGGGAAGGCGCTTGTATGATTACAGAAAAGAACTTTGCGAGAAACTAAACCTGAAAGGGATCGTATTCGGCGGCCGGATCCCGAACTACCACCAATATTCCGACACAGTCTCTCCCAAGGAATACATTGAAAAGGTGAGAAACAAGGACATTCACGATCCTGTTTTGAATTTCCAGCTGTCCAACGACTTTCACCCGGCCAGGATATTACAAGGATATCTGGAAGGCGACAAGGATTCTAATGAGTATGCCGTGCTGCTCGAATGGGATAATGTCTATTATGAAAAAAGCTCCGACCAGGCTGCATTTACAAAGTCGATTATCCGGTTAGGATTAATACAATGGCAAATGCGCTTGTATAGCGACTTTGATGAGCTGATGCAGCAGGTTGAATATTTCGTGGATGCAGTATCAGGTTACCGATGTGATTTTGCGCTGTTCCCTGAGTTCTTCAATGCGCCTTTAATGTCTGATTACAATCACCTTTCAGAACCGGACGCAATCAGGAAGCTGGCCGAATACACCGAGAAAATCGTTTCCCGGTTCTCTGAGCTGGCCATTTCCTATAACATCAACATCATAACCGGAAGCATGCCGGAAGTCGTTGACAACAGCCTTTATAATGTGGGTTATTTATGCAAAAGGGATGGTGGCATCGAGCGCTTCGAAAAGTTGCATGTCACCCCGGATGAAGCCAAGGTATGGGGAATGCAAGGTGGAAACACTATCAAAACATTCAATACCGACTGTGGAAAGATCGGGATCCTGATTTGCTATGACGTCGAATTTCCGGAATTGAGCCGCATCCTGGCTGATGAAGGAATGAACATTTTGTTTGTACCATTCCTGACCGATACCCAAAACGGATATTCCAGGGTGAGAAACTGTGCGCAGGCCAGGGCCATCGAAAATGAGTGCTATGTCGCTATTGCAGGCAGCGTAGGCAACTTGCCCAAGGTCCATAACATGGACATTCAATATGCCCAATCCATGGTCTTTACGCCCTGCGATTTTTCTTTTCCTACCAATGGCATCAAAGCCGAAGCAACGCCCAATACCGAAATGATCCTGATCGCCGATGTCGATATCGATATGTTGAGGGAATTAAATCAATTCGGAAGTGTGCGGAATTTGAAGGACAGAAGATCAGATATTTATACGCTCGTTCGGAACCATGAAAGCCAGAAAAATAGTCTGGCTGCACCAAATCCCACAGAACACATTTAACGCTATTGTAATTAATTGCCGCATGAAAACTGAGAAACAGAAAATGCTCGATGGCGAGCTCTACGTCGCTTTGGACCCGGAACTGACCCAGGAGCGCACCCAGACACGCTTGTTGCTGCTGGAATTAAATGCCGGTCGGGAAGATGAGCCGGAGAAAAGGGCTGCTATTTTAAAGCAATTAATTCCTAACGCTGGCGCTAACCTGTGGCTGCAACCACCGTTTTATTGCGACTATGGAAGCAACATTATCGTTGGCGACAGTGTTTTCTTCAACTTCAATTGTGTCGTGCTTGACGTTACTTACGTGCGCATTGGAAGCCGTACGCTGTTTGGGCCTAATGTTCAGGTTTACACCGCGACGCATCCCATTGATCATGTTACCAGGGCATCCGGGGTCGAATCGGCCAAGCCTATTACGATTGGAGAGGATGTATGGATCGGGGGCAGCGCTGTTATCAATCCTGGTGTAACGATTGGCGACCGGACCATTATCGGTGCTGGCAGCGTGGTGACCAAGGACATTCCCGCCGACGTATTTGCGGCCGGCAATCCCTGCCGCGTTATACGGTCGCTTGCTGTAAACGACTCCCGGGACACAGATTAGAATGGCGACTTCCTGAATGATACTGCCCCGTTTTGATCCTTTGTATAAACCGCATAACAGTTGTCATTATACTGAGGATCAAAACCAGGGTTAGTTGCGGCAAGAGTTTTCGGAAATGGTTTGGATGCATCAAAAAAGTAGACCGTAGTGGTGCCATATTTCGTGTAAGGCATCATATCGCCATATTTTTGCATTTCATCAAAAACCGGCTCTTCTACCGATGCAGCATAAATCCTGATAATAGGGCCCTGGTTGTTTTCATTCCGGAATGTGGCCACTTCCTTAAAATTCCCTTTGAGATCATCCACAGTCGGCTGTGAGGTCGAATCGTAGATAATGTAACCGATCACAGCAATGATTAATATGAGAAAAATGTATTTTTTGTTTTGAATCATGATCGGTTATTAAATAATAAAAGCCTGCAAATTACGAGAAACGGTTGCGCGCGTCGTAGGCAAGGCCAAGTCCTACACTGGAAAGCTTGTTTTCTTCGGACCATTCCGCTGCCGGAAAAAGCTGCCTGAAATGTTGCTGGATCAGCGGGATTTCGGTTGAGCCGCCCGTCATAATAACAAGCCCGATACTTTCCGGCGTAACCCCGGCAGCTTGCAGGCATTCCCTGGCCGACTGCACAATGCGCTCCGTTTTTGTCATGATAGCAGCGTCAAAATCCTTTCTGGCAACGTCAATGCGCAAGTCCTGATCAATAAAACCCAGCGTAGCAGCAAAGCTTTCACTGCTGGCCAGGCCGATCTTAATCTTTTCCGTTTCAGCCAGTACGGCGTGTCCCGTTTCTTGTTCGAGCACATTGATGAGCCTTCCATAACGCACCGGATCGTGTGTCTCGCGCAGCAGCTGTTTAGCCTGAAATAAAATTCTGTTGGTATATAAAAAATTCACTTTGCTCCATTCAGACAGGTCAAAGTAATGATAGGAAGGCACTTCAAGATTCTTGGTGCCATACTTGGAGCGGAAACCCAGCTCGGGCATCATTTCGGCCAGGCTCAGGTCGCGGTCAAAATCATTTCCGCCAAGCCGGACGCCTGTGTTGGCCAGAATGTCCTCGTTTCTGTCATGCTTGGTGGCATTTTCCCGGGAAAGCCTGATAATGGTAAAATCCGAAGTTCCA of Dyadobacter chenhuakuii contains these proteins:
- a CDS encoding Hsp70 family protein, whose amino-acid sequence is MTTSVFCGIDFGTSNSSLAVANQNDVFLVPVENDNQTIPSAMFFARKDNHAYFGREASERFLTRQPGRLMRSLKRVLGSSAMRQGTMVNGELMKFDQIIAAFLDQMKRKAEADCGTELRHVVMGRPVHFVDNDAAADQRAENELKQIAKNLGFEHVGFQFEPIAAAFAHEARVSGEKLAMVVDLGGGTSDFTIIRLSRENATKHDRNEDILANTGVRLGGNDFDRDLSLAEMMPELGFRSKYGTKNLEVPSYHYFDLSEWSKVNFLYTNRILFQAKQLLRETHDPVRYGRLINVLEQETGHAVLAETEKIKIGLASSESFAATLGFIDQDLRIDVARKDFDAAIMTKTERIVQSARECLQAAGVTPESIGLVIMTGGSTEIPLIQQHFRQLFPAAEWSEENKLSSVGLGLAYDARNRFS
- a CDS encoding response regulator, which translates into the protein MLAKKTVYIVDDDSDDRMLLREALENVIQDIEVQEFVDGQLLLDALANNLPEQPALILMDMNMPRLTGLEALKRIKSDPLCRHIPVIIVSTSSNAELIRHCYDQGVNAYIVKPVVFQGYIEIAQSVSICFLDSYPEFEGQVVGKNFSNKTILVIEDNQDHWQMMRAALKTGMPDIKVIHRSSQDSTIDFLENEYAALNPPVEMILLDLYLPDRDQGLSLLAEIRNFIASRNLPPVPVIILSHSDHPRDISESYAGLASAYLVKTGKAFQSFSSIRDVCSLWWGTVTLPKTS
- a CDS encoding carbon-nitrogen hydrolase family protein; the encoded protein is METNKDFKSIENIELVFLKPEDYEEIKEMMIETYSSMPNAYWKEHHIKTLITIFHEGQVGIRVDNELAGCALSIIVDYDKVDSKHTYREITGNYSFKTHTNKGDVLYGIDVFIRPKYRGLRLGRRLYDYRKELCEKLNLKGIVFGGRIPNYHQYSDTVSPKEYIEKVRNKDIHDPVLNFQLSNDFHPARILQGYLEGDKDSNEYAVLLEWDNVYYEKSSDQAAFTKSIIRLGLIQWQMRLYSDFDELMQQVEYFVDAVSGYRCDFALFPEFFNAPLMSDYNHLSEPDAIRKLAEYTEKIVSRFSELAISYNINIITGSMPEVVDNSLYNVGYLCKRDGGIERFEKLHVTPDEAKVWGMQGGNTIKTFNTDCGKIGILICYDVEFPELSRILADEGMNILFVPFLTDTQNGYSRVRNCAQARAIENECYVAIAGSVGNLPKVHNMDIQYAQSMVFTPCDFSFPTNGIKAEATPNTEMILIADVDIDMLRELNQFGSVRNLKDRRSDIYTLVRNHESQKNSLAAPNPTEHI
- a CDS encoding sugar O-acetyltransferase → MKTEKQKMLDGELYVALDPELTQERTQTRLLLLELNAGREDEPEKRAAILKQLIPNAGANLWLQPPFYCDYGSNIIVGDSVFFNFNCVVLDVTYVRIGSRTLFGPNVQVYTATHPIDHVTRASGVESAKPITIGEDVWIGGSAVINPGVTIGDRTIIGAGSVVTKDIPADVFAAGNPCRVIRSLAVNDSRDTD
- a CDS encoding glycerophosphodiester phosphodiesterase family protein; this encodes MKKSSLFSAVTGLFLLGAISAVNGQDQMNVLKLKSAKDLHAFFKYTGNDVLLIAGHRGGMVKGFPENSIATFENTLKHTPAFFEIDPRLTKDSVMVLMHDATLDRTTTGKGKLSDYTYAELKQFRLKDAEGNVTDFSIPTLSEVIEWGRGKTILNLDHKDVPLELTAALIRKHNADAFVMMTVHKPEEAAFYLKNNPNSTFSAFIKTKAEFESYQKAGIPFTQLIAYIGPTVKPDNQELYSLLNKAGAMAMISAASSYDKLKTAEERKAAYISIAKDGASIIESDYPIELAEAVKGFIKKDSPKQKFFGKSR
- a CDS encoding SDR family oxidoreductase, translated to MSETTKASLQNPLTKYPKPPFNKQPQQVPGLASKMDPKPDHGENSYKGSGRLAGRKALITGGDSGIGRAAAIAYAREGADVAINYLPQEQSDADEVIALIEAEGRKGYAIPGDITQESFCQELVAQAVQKLGGLDILVNNAGHQQAVDSLLDITSEGFDATIKTNIYAPFWITKAALPHLAEGSVIIATSSVQAYDPSENLFDYAQTKAANVAYVKSLAKQLGPKGIRVNGVAPGPVWTPLQVSGGQPQDKIVEFGEATPLGRPGQPAELASIFVQLADAEASYATGQIYGAAGGGGHP